The Rhododendron vialii isolate Sample 1 chromosome 6a, ASM3025357v1 genome includes a window with the following:
- the LOC131331153 gene encoding serpin-ZX-like, translated as MEFCTQIGNQLMLQKIHQKGFSKNIVSSPLSIYVVLNMVVAGSTGSTLKHMLGFLRSKNIDEIHSKSRKMMAMAANGGDGPILNMVNGAWVDQRFPLLPKYKEEVLKGIFKCEANNVDFRTKADEVVDEINSWANTASRGLIPTIIESVSPETVLTLANGIYFKGIWNSDYEFDSSWTTERKFYLLDGTSVLVPFMTSSNEYHYGSCDGFKVLKIPYQSGEPNRFAMYFFLPDERDGLRNLLAKFDSDYGFLNKENFKLRKQNLDEFWIPKFKFSFGFDVSEVMDNMGQSSSFITNPRDLSEMMHNSEHVPGINTNIIQKAYIEVDEKGTEAAAITCMDIVGCAMPQPKKSYCFVVDHPFLFMIKEEMSGLVLFTGAVLNPIQKD; from the exons ATGGAGTTCTGCACACAGATTGGTAATCAGCTGATGCTACAGAAGATTCATCAAAAAGGGTTTAGCAAGAACATAGTCTCCTCTCCACTATCGATATATGTTGTTCTAAATATGGTGGTTGCTGGATCAACGGGCTCTACTTTGAAGCATATGTTGGGCTTTCTTAGGTCCAAAAACATTGATGAAATCCATTCAAAATCGAGGAAGATGATGGCAATGGCAGCAAATGGTGGCGATGGTCCAATTTTGAATATGGTCAACGGGGCTTGGGTGGATCAACGTTTTCCTCTGTTACCTAAGTACAAAGAGGAGGTTCTGAAAGGTATTTTCAAGTGTGAAGCAAACAATGTTGATTTTAGAACTAAG GCTGATGAAGTGGTGGATGAGATTAACTCATGGGCTAATACTGCATCAAGAGGTCTTATCCCAACAATCATCGAGTCTGTATCTCCTGAGACAGTTCTCACCCTTGCAAATGGAATTTACTTTAAAGGAATTTGGAACTCAGACTATGAATTTGATTCAAGCTGGACTACAGAAAGAAAATTCTATCTTCTTGATGGGACCAGTGTTTTAGTTCCGTTCATGACTAGCAGTAACGAGTATCATTACGGATCGTGTGATGGTTTCAAGGTTCTTAAAATTCCATATCAAAGTGGGGAACCCAACAGATTTGCTATGTACTTTTTTCTTCCAGATGAGCGAGATGGGTTGAGAAATCTTCTAGCGAAGTTTGATTCCGATTACGGGTTTCTAAATAAGGAGAACTTCAAGTTAAGGAAACAGAACCTTGACGAATTTTGGATTCCGAAATTTAAATTCTCATTCGGTTTTGATGTTTCTGAGGTCATGGATAACATGGGGCAATCGTCGTCTTTTATTACGAATCCAAGAGACTTATCAGAGATGATGCATAATTCTGAGCATGTCCCGGGCATTAACACAAATATAATTCAAAAAGCTTATATTGAGGTAGATGAGAAGGGTACGGAGGCTGCAGCCATTACTTGTATGGATATTGTAGGATGTGCAATGCCTCAGCCGAAAAAGAGTTACTGTTTTGTTGTTGATCATCCTTTCCTCTTCATGATCAAGGAAGAGATGTCGGGGTTAGTTCTTTTCACTGGAGCAGTACTCAATCCAATCCAAAAGGATTGA